CGACGCCTTGCTCGGGGACCTGGTGATCTGCGCCGCCTTGGTGAGCACCGAGGCCCTGGAGCAGGGCAAGGCGGCCCCCGCCCACTGGGCGCACCTGGTGGTCCACGGCGTGCTGCACCTGCTCGATTACGATCACCTGACCGACACCGACGCGCAACTCATGGAAGGGCTGGAAACGGCCATCCTGGTCGGGTTAGGATTTCCGCCCCCCTACCTGGAGACCGCAGCCAACCCATGACGAGCGATCGATCGTCCGACGACTCACGACCGCGTAACTGGTTCGATCGACTGACCAAGTTGTTCGGCAGCGAACCACAGAACCGGGAACAGCTCATCCACCTGCTCCAGGAAGCCAAGAGCCGTGCCCTGCTGGATACGGACGCGCTCAGCATGATCGAGGGCGTTCTTCAGGTCTCCGAGTTGCGGGTGCGCGACATCATGGTCCCGCGGGCGGAGATGGTATACGTTCGGCGCGAGGACAGCCTGGAGCGGGTGTTGGAGATCGCGGTCAAGTCCGCCCACTCGCGCTTCCCGGTCATCGGTGACGACAAGGGCGAGGTCGTGGGCGTCATGCTCGCCAAGGATCTGCTGACCTTCTGCGTGGAGAGCGGCCGGCGCCCCTTCAACATCCGCGATCTGCTGCGTCCCACCGTCTTCGTCCCGGAGAGCAAGCGGCTCAATGTCCTGCTCAAGGAATTCCGTGCCAGCCGCAACCACATGGCGGTGGTGGTCGACGAGTACGGCAGCGCGGCCGGCCTGGTCACCATCGAGGACGTGCTGGAGCAGATCGTCGGCGAGATCGAGGACGAAC
The DNA window shown above is from Candidatus Thiodictyon syntrophicum and carries:
- a CDS encoding HlyC/CorC family transporter; amino-acid sequence: MTSDRSSDDSRPRNWFDRLTKLFGSEPQNREQLIHLLQEAKSRALLDTDALSMIEGVLQVSELRVRDIMVPRAEMVYVRREDSLERVLEIAVKSAHSRFPVIGDDKGEVVGVMLAKDLLTFCVESGRRPFNIRDLLRPTVFVPESKRLNVLLKEFRASRNHMAVVVDEYGSAAGLVTIEDVLEQIVGEIEDEHDYDEGAEIFRRGKNEYSAKARTPIEDFNAYFDTDLSHAEFDTIGGLVVNALGHLPKRGEAVEIAPFRFTVMRADSRRVYLLSIERLDVVPDEGEGKRPSSNETSP